A single Deltaproteobacteria bacterium DNA region contains:
- a CDS encoding adenylate/guanylate cyclase domain-containing protein, producing MTETTPSISDQWPDPSGLSLGGFYVISVLAMGIGISVVFVLNFATPTDFILRQFTDLAQKEGFEYSFEVVKRLASLFFLIALIGSPTLLVMHQLLRPISRCLNRVKRGEEPPARVSEKARRRLINLPFIFIALNIGLWLVAPALVFFIAYVVDLMNLRTSAVFAARASMVGFITSSVAFYRLEAYSRRELIPFFFPEGRVADLKGAARISISRRIRIFFRMATVVPMTILIVTLVTLQWELDALKIPVEEYGRRVIIFTVVLFGIFFISTGVLNRLVSRSIVEPLKSMLEALGKIRDGDYQAKIRVVGNDEIGILGDAANQMIRGLADRQKLREVFGKYVTPEIRDEILSGRIPLEGERREGTVMFVDLRDFTPFVENNPPEEVMSGLRAYFTAMHRAIRLRRGLVLQFVGDEIEAVFGIPVRFEGHADAAVRAATDMRKALRELNAERVASGKPPFAHGIGIHSGSVLAGNSGSEDQSAYALIGNTVNVASRIEGLTREIGCEILVSQETVERLKGSFPLKKESARFVKGYSRPIVVYQLGE from the coding sequence ATGACGGAAACGACCCCCTCCATAAGCGATCAGTGGCCTGATCCATCCGGATTATCCCTTGGCGGATTCTATGTGATCAGCGTACTGGCCATGGGTATCGGTATCAGCGTGGTTTTTGTGCTCAATTTTGCCACACCCACGGATTTTATCTTAAGGCAGTTTACAGACCTCGCCCAAAAAGAGGGTTTTGAATATTCCTTCGAGGTAGTCAAGCGGTTGGCCAGCCTCTTTTTCCTGATAGCCCTGATCGGTTCTCCGACGCTGCTGGTGATGCACCAGCTTCTGCGTCCGATCTCCCGATGCCTGAACAGGGTGAAGCGAGGCGAAGAACCTCCGGCTCGTGTTTCGGAGAAGGCCCGCCGCAGATTGATCAACCTTCCTTTTATCTTTATTGCCCTGAACATCGGCTTGTGGCTTGTTGCCCCCGCCCTGGTTTTTTTCATCGCCTATGTGGTGGATCTGATGAATCTCCGCACCAGCGCGGTTTTCGCAGCCCGGGCCAGCATGGTGGGGTTCATCACATCGTCTGTGGCCTTCTACAGGTTGGAGGCCTACTCCCGAAGGGAGCTTATCCCTTTCTTTTTTCCAGAGGGCCGTGTGGCCGATCTCAAGGGCGCTGCCAGGATATCCATTTCCCGGCGTATACGGATATTTTTCAGGATGGCAACGGTGGTGCCGATGACCATCCTCATCGTTACCCTTGTCACCCTGCAGTGGGAACTGGATGCGTTGAAAATACCGGTGGAAGAATATGGTCGAAGAGTGATTATTTTTACTGTGGTCCTCTTCGGGATCTTCTTTATCAGTACAGGGGTCCTTAACAGGTTGGTCAGCAGATCGATTGTGGAGCCTCTAAAAAGCATGTTAGAGGCGCTCGGAAAGATCCGGGATGGGGATTATCAGGCAAAGATCCGGGTGGTCGGGAACGATGAAATCGGCATACTGGGAGATGCCGCCAATCAGATGATCCGGGGTCTGGCAGACCGGCAGAAGCTCAGGGAAGTCTTCGGAAAGTACGTAACCCCCGAGATCCGGGACGAGATCCTTTCCGGTCGTATCCCGTTGGAAGGGGAGCGCCGGGAGGGGACGGTGATGTTTGTCGACCTGAGGGATTTTACCCCTTTTGTCGAGAACAATCCCCCTGAAGAAGTCATGTCAGGATTGAGGGCCTATTTTACGGCCATGCACCGGGCCATACGTCTCCGCCGGGGTTTGGTGCTCCAATTTGTGGGGGATGAAATCGAGGCCGTATTCGGCATCCCCGTTCGTTTTGAAGGCCATGCGGATGCAGCTGTCCGGGCGGCCACAGACATGCGAAAGGCCTTAAGGGAGCTGAATGCGGAACGGGTTGCCTCGGGCAAGCCGCCGTTTGCCCACGGGATCGGAATTCATTCCGGGAGTGTCCTGGCAGGGAACTCGGGGAGCGAAGATCAGTCGGCCTACGCTCTCATCGGCAATACGGTCAATGTGGCCTCGCGTATTGAAGGCCTCACCCGGGAAATAGGGTGCGAAATTTTGGTGAGCCAAGAGACGGTTGAACGACTCAAAGGGAGTTTCCCGTTGAAGAAGGAGTCTGCCCGGTTTGTAAAGGGGTACTCAAGACCGATCGTTGTCTATCAGCTCGGCGAATAA
- a CDS encoding alpha/beta fold hydrolase, giving the protein MWLFILIITALYLMVTLFFTYVVLQVPRQPIQDPPDWGRIMDTRIPAADGGDLEVWRIDPHGPSRGIVVLAHGWSRNRDRMVKRARLFGEMGFTTIIHSARDHGQSSRNHFMNAVKFAEDIEAVLNWVGEPVFLYGHSAGAAGAVIAASRNPERVTALFLEGCYARTREALRSLYRNYNLAFGIVFGPMIVFWMDIFYRFRMDQVSPACLAPQLDIPVLIIHGENDRNFSIHHAWRLRDSFPAGRAVLFVAKGADHSSSSLTPEYPAAVRAFVNRYL; this is encoded by the coding sequence ATGTGGCTTTTCATTCTCATTATTACCGCGCTCTATCTGATGGTGACCCTGTTTTTCACCTACGTGGTCCTTCAGGTCCCTCGACAACCGATCCAGGACCCGCCGGACTGGGGCCGGATCATGGATACCCGCATCCCTGCGGCGGATGGCGGCGATTTGGAGGTCTGGCGGATTGACCCCCACGGGCCTTCACGGGGGATTGTGGTCCTGGCCCACGGATGGAGCCGCAATCGGGATCGCATGGTCAAAAGGGCCAGGTTGTTCGGGGAAATGGGCTTTACAACCATTATCCACAGCGCGCGGGACCATGGACAATCCAGTCGCAACCATTTTATGAATGCCGTTAAATTTGCCGAGGATATAGAGGCCGTATTGAACTGGGTGGGTGAACCGGTTTTTCTGTACGGCCATTCAGCCGGGGCCGCGGGGGCCGTCATTGCCGCCAGCCGAAACCCTGAGAGGGTAACGGCGCTCTTTTTGGAAGGGTGCTACGCCCGTACCAGGGAGGCCCTGCGCAGCCTCTACCGGAACTATAACCTGGCCTTCGGGATCGTGTTCGGCCCGATGATCGTGTTCTGGATGGACATCTTTTACAGGTTCAGGATGGACCAGGTGAGTCCGGCCTGCCTGGCTCCCCAACTGGATATCCCTGTGCTGATTATTCATGGAGAAAATGATCGGAATTTCTCCATTCACCATGCCTGGCGGCTCAGAGACAGCTTCCCGGCCGGCCGGGCCGTCCTCTTTGTGGCCAAAGGCGCCGATCACAGCTCCAGCAGCCTCACCCCCGAATACCCCGCCGCCGTCCGGGCCTTTGTAAACCGCTATCTGTGA
- a CDS encoding 3-hydroxyacyl-CoA dehydrogenase/enoyl-CoA hydratase family protein, which translates to MEQEKKLYPTFHNPLLVTPAYDFPKEVAVIGAGTIGPDIGYYLKSALPGITLYLVDVAEDPLKKAEKRLSSYIQKALDKKKMTPETAEGVGENIIYTTDYNRIKDCDLVIEAATENIALKQRIFETVEGLVSENAIITSNTSSIPADRIFNKMRRPERTTITHFFAPAWRSLPVEVIGWEKARQEVVDYLFWFFARTGKAPIITDNAICFMLDRIFDNWCNEAAYLLKDATAAQIDKVVEAFVFAGPFFVLNMANGNPIIIETNTLQMEEGAHYRPASILESVERWRTPRPGSKVDVPDAVKQVIRDRMLGIFFSQSFDVVDRGIGTREDLNFGCQIALGFKKGPFDVMRDLGEAEVKRIMEKFEADRPGFPQPKQSLGMYLDFRRFVLVDEMDGIKIITIRRPQAMNAITDEITDEILSVFKEYTDDPAVKGFVITGYGTAAFSAGADIGKFPEMLGDSEAAIRYSRECAKVQRFMDEMEKPVVAAINGMALGGGFEVALRCHGMVAVKKAFFQFPEITLGILPGIGGCVVPYRRWPQGSRLFHEMICFARPIKAKEAQEIGMVAQVVDAPSHLIRAAMEEVNRLKGNITRIPDGKIDIPDIQIPDACMAGKQALSREAVQITARTIRDAAAAQTFAEAIEIGYKGFGDIACTDAAREGISAFLEKRRPEFKK; encoded by the coding sequence ATGGAACAGGAAAAAAAGCTTTATCCGACATTTCATAACCCCCTGCTCGTTACGCCCGCGTACGATTTTCCCAAAGAGGTCGCGGTCATCGGGGCCGGGACTATCGGCCCCGACATCGGCTATTACCTTAAGAGCGCCTTGCCGGGGATCACGCTCTACCTGGTGGATGTGGCAGAGGATCCGCTCAAAAAGGCTGAAAAAAGACTCTCGAGCTATATCCAGAAGGCATTGGACAAAAAGAAGATGACGCCGGAGACGGCCGAGGGAGTTGGGGAGAATATTATCTACACCACCGACTACAACCGGATTAAAGACTGCGATCTGGTGATCGAGGCGGCTACCGAGAATATCGCCCTGAAGCAGCGAATTTTCGAGACGGTTGAAGGCCTGGTTTCAGAGAATGCTATTATTACCTCCAACACCAGTTCCATCCCTGCGGACCGAATATTTAATAAGATGCGGCGGCCGGAGCGGACCACCATTACCCACTTCTTTGCCCCGGCCTGGCGGAGCCTTCCTGTGGAGGTAATCGGATGGGAAAAAGCACGCCAGGAGGTGGTGGACTACCTCTTCTGGTTTTTTGCCCGGACCGGAAAGGCCCCAATCATTACGGATAATGCCATCTGCTTTATGCTGGATCGCATCTTTGACAACTGGTGCAATGAGGCGGCCTATCTCCTCAAGGATGCGACCGCTGCACAGATCGACAAGGTGGTGGAAGCATTCGTGTTCGCCGGGCCTTTCTTTGTGCTCAACATGGCCAATGGCAACCCCATTATCATCGAGACCAACACCCTCCAGATGGAAGAGGGCGCGCACTATAGACCCGCGTCCATCCTGGAATCGGTGGAACGGTGGCGGACGCCCCGTCCGGGGTCCAAGGTAGATGTCCCGGACGCGGTGAAACAGGTCATCCGAGACCGTATGCTGGGCATCTTTTTCTCTCAGTCCTTTGACGTGGTCGACCGGGGCATCGGCACTCGGGAAGATCTTAATTTCGGCTGTCAGATCGCCCTCGGTTTTAAAAAAGGGCCGTTTGATGTGATGCGGGACCTGGGAGAGGCCGAGGTCAAGCGGATCATGGAGAAATTCGAGGCGGACCGGCCCGGTTTTCCACAGCCGAAGCAATCTCTTGGCATGTATCTGGATTTCCGGCGCTTTGTCCTGGTGGATGAAATGGACGGGATCAAGATCATCACCATTAGAAGACCCCAGGCCATGAACGCCATCACCGATGAGATCACAGATGAGATCCTGTCTGTTTTTAAGGAATATACCGATGATCCGGCCGTGAAGGGGTTCGTGATTACCGGATATGGAACCGCCGCCTTTTCAGCCGGCGCGGACATCGGAAAATTCCCCGAGATGTTGGGCGACAGCGAGGCCGCTATCCGGTATTCACGAGAATGCGCCAAGGTCCAGCGGTTTATGGATGAAATGGAAAAACCGGTGGTGGCCGCTATCAACGGCATGGCCCTGGGTGGAGGTTTTGAGGTGGCCCTCCGGTGTCACGGCATGGTGGCTGTGAAGAAGGCCTTTTTTCAGTTCCCAGAAATCACCTTGGGAATCCTGCCGGGCATTGGCGGGTGCGTGGTTCCCTACCGCAGATGGCCCCAGGGGTCCCGGCTCTTCCACGAGATGATCTGCTTTGCGCGGCCCATCAAGGCTAAAGAGGCCCAGGAGATCGGCATGGTGGCCCAGGTCGTGGACGCGCCTTCCCATCTGATCCGGGCAGCTATGGAGGAAGTTAACAGGCTTAAGGGTAACATCACGCGGATACCGGACGGAAAGATCGATATCCCGGATATTCAGATTCCCGATGCTTGCATGGCAGGAAAACAGGCCTTGAGCAGGGAGGCGGTTCAGATCACGGCCCGGACCATCCGGGACGCTGCAGCCGCCCAGACCTTTGCCGAGGCCATTGAGATCGGCTATAAGGGGTTTGGGGATATCGCCTGTACCGATGCTGCCAGGGAAGGGATTTCAGCATTTCTGGAAAAGCGGCGACCCGAGTTCAAGAAGTAG